From the genome of Halomonas sp. 1513, one region includes:
- a CDS encoding dephospho-CoA kinase, with protein MSLCVGVTGGIASGKSSVARAFAEHGIPWVDADDVAREVVEPGEPALAEIAARFGPRVLDAAGRLNRRALREIVFEDADERRWLESVTHPRIRERLVARLAEMAAGPAPYHLLVSPLLFESGQAALTDRTLVIDVPQALQIARTAARDGVDEAQARAIVAAQMPRSERLARGDDILDNGGDLAAMTQRVAELDRYYRQLNRQLANDLPRK; from the coding sequence ATGAGCCTTTGCGTAGGCGTGACCGGCGGCATTGCCTCGGGCAAGTCGAGCGTGGCGCGAGCCTTTGCCGAGCACGGCATCCCCTGGGTGGACGCCGACGACGTGGCCCGCGAGGTGGTCGAGCCCGGTGAGCCGGCGCTCGCCGAGATCGCCGCACGCTTCGGCCCGCGGGTGCTGGACGCTGCCGGCCGCCTGAACCGCCGCGCGCTGCGTGAGATCGTGTTCGAGGATGCCGACGAGCGGCGCTGGCTGGAGTCGGTGACCCATCCGCGCATCCGCGAGCGCCTGGTGGCGCGGCTGGCAGAGATGGCGGCGGGCCCGGCGCCCTATCATCTGCTGGTCTCGCCGCTGCTGTTCGAATCGGGCCAGGCGGCGCTTACCGACCGCACGCTGGTGATCGACGTGCCGCAGGCGCTGCAGATCGCCCGCACCGCGGCACGGGACGGCGTCGACGAGGCCCAGGCCCGGGCCATCGTCGCCGCGCAGATGCCGCGCAGCGAACGCCTGGCCCGCGGCGACGATATCCTCGACAATGGTGGGGATCTCGCAGCGATGACCCAGCGCGTCGCCGAGCTCGACCGCTACTATCGGCAGCTGAATCGACAACTCGCCAACGACTTACCACGGAAGTGA
- a CDS encoding DNA gyrase inhibitor YacG, whose product MSQRQTPSRPLEVPCPRCQTPVAWVEDNLFRPFCSERCKLIDLGAWADGSHRIAGEPAMDETEIDEMILRAERGDNGRDD is encoded by the coding sequence ATGAGCCAGCGTCAGACCCCATCACGCCCTCTCGAAGTCCCCTGCCCTCGCTGCCAGACGCCGGTGGCCTGGGTGGAGGATAACCTGTTCCGCCCGTTCTGCTCGGAGCGCTGCAAGCTGATCGACCTCGGCGCCTGGGCCGACGGCAGCCACCGCATCGCCGGCGAGCCGGCGATGGACGAGACCGAGATCGACGAAATGATCCTGCGTGCCGAGCGCGGCGACAACGGCCGAGACGACTGA
- a CDS encoding twitching motility protein PilT, protein MSEERHIRLFRNGRNQALRIPREFELEGDEAIISRDGDRLIIRPIAPRGLLATLSTLSPLDESLDEGLDDDLLPLDDAW, encoded by the coding sequence ATGTCCGAAGAACGCCATATCCGCCTGTTTCGCAACGGCCGCAACCAGGCGCTGCGCATTCCCCGCGAGTTCGAGCTGGAGGGCGATGAGGCCATCATCAGCCGCGACGGCGACCGGCTGATCATCCGCCCCATTGCGCCACGCGGCCTGCTCGCCACCCTGTCCACGCTATCGCCGCTGGACGAGTCGCTGGATGAAGGGCTCGACGACGACCTGCTGCCGCTGGATGACGCCTGGTGA
- a CDS encoding VapC toxin family PIN domain ribonuclease, with product MSAPYHYLLDTNILSRLVREPQGRVAERIAAVGEETVCTSVVVAAELRFGALKRASPRLTRQVEQILAALPVVPFEPPMDRHYAQLRQQLFSAGTPIGPNDMLIAAQALALPCRLVTANLGEFRRVAGLEVDNWLEDT from the coding sequence GTGAGTGCGCCTTATCACTATCTGCTGGATACCAATATCCTTTCGAGGCTGGTCCGCGAGCCCCAGGGTCGCGTCGCCGAGCGCATCGCCGCCGTCGGCGAGGAGACGGTCTGCACCAGCGTGGTGGTCGCCGCCGAGCTGCGCTTTGGCGCCCTGAAACGCGCCAGCCCACGGCTGACCCGGCAGGTCGAGCAGATCCTTGCGGCGCTGCCGGTGGTGCCCTTCGAGCCGCCCATGGACCGACACTATGCTCAGCTGCGGCAGCAGCTGTTCAGCGCCGGCACACCGATCGGCCCCAACGACATGCTGATCGCCGCCCAGGCACTCGCCCTGCCGTGCCGGCTGGTGACCGCCAACCTTGGCGAGTTCCGGCGCGTGGCGGGCCTCGAGGTGGACAACTGGTTGGAGGATACATGA